The DNA region TTTAAACCACAACTGTTTTCTTCTGCTTTGAACCCTGCAGCTAATACAAAGATGTATCTACTCTAGGGGTTATTACGTGCGACAACAGAAATTAAAGGGAGTTAGCCCCCAAGCTATTGTTGTGTAAATAAATATCCTATGTTCTAACCCGTGAATTATAAAGCAGCACAACCTATGTACGATTTTTTTTCGACTAAATCCATTGGGTATTTCttatctgctctgctgtgcttcaTAGTCCAGAAGTTACAGTGTAATGATTattgtatatatacagtaggtgCATCATTGCAGAAAATGTTTACATACAGATGTCAAACTGACCATGGGTATTTTGACAAAAACAACCTCGGGATTGCACACATAAGCCTACTGTacatagcctggctctcacgcagacccttcgtgcatttctGCTCAACTTCAtgtaacaaccatcgcgtgagaaccaggttatactgtaggcctacatagagtaTATGTGCAAAAATACATGAATACATgcggtacatacagtatatacagcacatagtgtacagtagagagagtagagcagagagagtagagagagagaggttccattggcacattgcttccgggttctattattggggggggggggggatccccctttaggcagacctaggcagacctaaggactgttctattcaatgctaggagcattatgacacgctcctttaggcagaccggaatctggtcacgttaggtgcccgtagaaacctattatgttggcatatctctataaagaatctctggtacaagcATACAATAGGAGTGCAGTATCCACTGCATGCACACATTTCTCTGGCTCAGCTCTGTGCAAATATGCCAAAAATGAGGGAGTCACACTGACCTCTTGCAAAAGAACACGGCCGCTGCAGCCAGGACTACTGCCAACAGAATGCCAATGGTCCACAACACCACACCTGTGCTGTCCTTTGATGATACAGCATCTTTTCTGTGtgtattatctgtgtgtgtgtgtgtgtgtgtgtgtgtgtgtgtgtgtgtgtgtgtgtgtgtgtgtgtgtgtgtgtgtgtgtgtgtgtgtgtgtgtgtgtgtgtgtgtgtgtgtgtgtgtgagagagagagagagagagagagagagagagagagagagagagagagatcattagcctacatatttttcTCTGATTATTACATAAAGATCTTTTTTTGGTAATTTTACCTAATTTTGTGGAACTCTTCACACAAATTCACACCGAAGCAGCAAAACTGTGTAGATACATTGCAACCCCCAACACAGTTTGCTTAACTGTACACATAGTTGtaaaaagaaatgtttttttatacAAAATCGCTAGCACACGCATCACATTATTGTACAGATTGCAGCAATAGGTTAGGAATGTAGGAGTGTGCCcatcatttggaaattgtgtgtaaggcagtgagttgtgttcacagttatgcaaaatgagtgttgtgGAAATGGATTGGTTTGGTACTTTGGTGCAAAGTGTTTATAAAATTGCAAACTGAgtgcaaaaaaacatttcccaAGAGAAACTTGGAAACTTGAAAATCCTTCATgtctttaaaggggcattccacctgTAGAGACATGagtatgtattgaaagtgggtcatatgtagtagaatagtagcatacatttctaatttggcaccttcttggccgagaaaaggcagaaaatgactttttagtgcttgtggatttgtgacaacaattccCATAATAAAGTTCCACAGGCTACACTCAGGCAGCTCTGCCAATAAGTGCATTCGagtagtcgtcaacgcatgcatgcgcatttagacagcaatgcactgatgaaaatgctgcatgccAGTTAGATTTCcggtcaaacttcgaaatttcggtgatgttgcgtcgacgagatgacatgtcacatggtgtcaaactatcgcgggatgaatgcgactgtagtcagatcttgcaacctctgcagttgcttatccccttcaacgctcgtctgcggactgcctgcGAGGTCACGCggccatgaactggttggtcaacaactcactcacgtgtgtatatgagtcttgtctcacacctctacacaagtttgcgcaggtccccacttcagctcctcctcgctaCCTGTCCCCCAACTCCTCACACGAgatgtgttagtagagcaaactggggcgagctcatcgtctcattcatatttgtggccgactttaaatgcactgttttaataacacccacatcgtgacaacaagttctcgctcaagTGTTTTCTGTCCATCGGTCGACAAAATTCGAAATCGATCGCacccagtgacttactggagcctcaatgccagtgatttcaaaagcactggaacactgatctgtgataggtctgttagcacattaggtccaaccccctatgggcggggttgaaagggtgggaaaaaggcttgtagtctcaacagaaatccacctctcttacacttcctcctacaatgatgcaaaatgacgatgtTTACATCATTGttggaggaagtgttaagaggtgaatacggatttctcctgtctcagggggaattgagagagtgttgcatgaccattcaaaagcatgactgggtgtctagcaatggaaagcaaaatgcaaatgggtggagtgtctcTTTAAAGATAAGCAGGACAAAATTACCCTGGTAAATTCAACCAACCCTACTGATGGAATATGGTTTTTGCCTTGTGGGTGTTGGTCTAGCCTCGCACCATAAGGGATAATCATAGCTGAATCTGGCCTGGCTCTGTCCTCTAATTACAAAGCTCTTTGTAGTTTTGAACCTGTGTAGTGAGtcattgtgagtgagtgagtcattgTAAGTAAATGAGTCATTTACTGTAAGACCACACAGTCTGAACACCAACCATTCGTTCCACAGATCTTCCTATGGTGCGAGCCCAGACTATACATTTCATATTACAGTATATGCCTAGGATGTGCTTGCTAAAGGacacgtgtgtactgtatgtgcacatgcacattttGTGCACAAACGTGTTGCTCTACATGATTATGTATGTCAATTTTGCATGCGGTAGCACACTTGAACACAAGGTATGGAAgcatgtgcggtgcggtgcgcacAGTGCAATACTGATAGCAACAGGGGAAGTCTTTTGAACTTCCATGTCGAGGTCGCGGTAGAGTCAAATGTTGGTGGAAAACATTCATAGGAGGAGCCTTGTTGGCTATCTGCCGCCTACATGATATCGCTAGTATTGTGCATAGCGCTCTGAGAGCTTGTTCGCACATGGTTGCGCATTTAAGCTAAGTCACGACATATCCCAGGCCATTGTCTGGCTTCTGAGACTCCTTTGTAGCGCAGTGCAGTGAGAAAACTTCCCTTTTCCTTTAACCTAGTAGACCCTTCACCTAACCAGCCATCATCACATGACACTTTGCAACTGCCTGGTTCCTCACATGGAGGGAACAACACTTAAGAGCTGTGATTGTTTTGCATGCATTATTCCAGTGAAATAGTGTTCTAAAAATTAGCCAGTGACATGTTCTGCACAAGGTCGCGTTGTAAGGGGTATTTTACTATCATGACTATACTGactgactatactgtactgtaaaacattgcaaaccgtaaaagtaaaaagtaagtttgtaagttaactcaactcgagacagtctaggaacagtccacccttttatGATTTTCACATAGTTGCATTATTTCACAGTATTACGCGTGAATATGTATATCATTTCATGCTCAGTGTGtttaggacagtcatgggtaagcggatgcagtcctgtgtgtgtgtgtgtgtgtgtgtgtgtgtgtgtgtgtgtgtgtgtgtgtgtgtgtgtgtgtgtgtgtgtgtgtgtgtgtgtgtgtgtgtgtgtgtgtgtgtgtgcgtgtgcgcgcgtccgtccgtgcgtctgtgagtgtgtgtgcgtgcattggtgcgtgcgcatgtctgtgtttctgtgaccTCTCACCTTCCTCCACTACAAGCCTGATGCCTCTCTGCCCCGGGAGCTTGGCCGCGGGGTGCTCCGTGATGAAGCGAAACACGTAGACGCCGCTGTCGGATGCCCGCAGCTCCGAGATCCTCAGCGAGCAGTTCCTGCTGCCCAGCGTCCCCAGGTACGTCACCCGGCCCGCGTAGGCCGGCTCCGGGAAGATCCCCGCACTGTGGTGCACGTACCTATGAGAGATCGGAGTAACAGAAATTAAATGAAAAGTTCCTTACAAAATGAAATGTCGTAATTCACATTACCATATTTCACATTTTAATTCATCATTACAACTTAATGTTATTTACAAGGTTGCCGgtccgactcccgacccgccaggttggtggggggagtaattgaccagtgctctcccccatcttcctccatgactgaggtaccctgaccatggtaccatcccgccgcactgctcccttagggcgccattgggggctgcccccttgcacgggtgaggcataaatgccatttcattgtgtacagtgtgcagtgaacacttgtttgctgtggagtgctatatcacaatgacaatgggaattggagtttcccagttgggctttcacttttcacattaCAGTAAATGTCTAGTACCTTTGGGTGATGCAGCTTTCCTGGTTCAGGCACCACATCTCAGAGAGCACCTCGCACGTGCGGTTCATTGCCGGGCAGAACTGCTCCGGGTAGTCGTAGGAGCAGGGGAGGACGATGGAGGAGTTGACCAGGGCCTTGAGGGGGCCGGTGGGCATCTTTACCACCCATGATGCACACAGGTCAACTGCACAGGAGAGATGAAGGGCAGTTAAACCCTTTAATTCAGTCTTAGCCCTATAATtggaacaacccccccccccccccccccacacacacacacacaccccacccctgtcagcttccctgcttgtgGCATTACCAAAGGTCTCAAGTAACCGCAGTAAACAAGTAGTACGTAACAGCTTAAACAAGTAGTCATCACTCTTTTAGTAATAGCAACCTTACAGGTGTTCAAAATCGACTTAACACTAAAATATGGACGTCCTTGACTCTTCACACTATTTATAGATCCGTAAGGGCTGTTTGTAGGACCAGTTGGACCAGAGGCTCATACTTGCTCATGGGTCATTGACATTTCAATAGCAGTTAGGTGGTGCAACCACGGAAAATGTCACTATTGAATGGATTCAACTATGATATTTATATGAAAACATTCATTCAACGTaagtaaaacatgtttgtatattTAATTAATCTACCAACTTCAcacaatagtgacattagctgtggttatgCCAGCCTGACATCTGCTTCTAAAAACGTTGGCATGACTCATTGTAGACAGCGTGCAATTACAACATTAGGGTGAAAGTGTTTACTGTAGTGCACTGCACCACATTTAGCTTAAGGATATTGTATTGTCTTTAGCCTCAACAAACACTGCTGCATTTAATCTGACAGGTTTGTCAAAAGAGAGTTCTTGAAATTCACTTCACTTCAATAATACTTAACATCGACTCCTGATATAAGACCAAATATATTGAGGCAAACAAATAGACATTTTGGTGCAATCATGTTGTTACTGATCTCTGATCACTTTTCATGGTTTTCATCCATTCCGACTTTCATGTAAACACTGTAAAGAGACCAAAAGGGGAACGACGGAAAACAACTGTTCTTTTTCAGCTTTTTTATCAAGAGACTAAGCCAAAAACGGTTGCTCTCTTTCACCCATCACCAGCTACTAAGTTCATTAACATGACAATAGAATCAAACTTATACAATCTATGCTGCACGTGTAATCACATCAGATTTCTCAGTTGACACTATACTGAATTGAGAAAACAAAACATGAATTTGTAAAGCGTACCTGCCAACAGCAGCCACGATAGCCAAAGCAAAGCATCAATAGATCCCACCATGTCTTCCTGCCCTCCACCTCACAGGCTCACGTCTAGCTGTGCGTTTGGACCATGAAGcatgtgtagcctacagtacctCCTTGTTTGTTAGTCTGGTGGTTGAGTGAGTTAGCAACAGATGTGACTCAACTATGCCATTAGACCCTATGGGCATGTCCTAGTCATACCTGTGGTTAaggtgctgactgtgtgtgtgtgtgtgtgtgtgtgtgtgtgtgtgtgtgtgtgtgtgtgtgtgtgtgtgtgtgtgtgtgtgtgtgtgtgtgtgtgtgtgtgagtgtgagtgtgagagagagagagagagagagagagagagagagagagagagagagagagagagagagagaattaaagacAGAGAGAATTAAAGACAGCGAGTcggagggagaggcagacagacataaacagacagagagggagcaagagggtgtgtgtggcttggtgtgtgagtgtgtgggtgtgcgcacaCTTGGTGCACACTTGAGTTTCTTTTTAACTTCCCTCTTCTCTGAGTTCCTGTGTCAAGCTATAACTGGACATCAAAGAAAACCAAGAATTACTCAAGAATTACTCAATTAAGTTGAATAAGGTTTCCATAGGACTCATATCCGCCACAACAACATCTGAAATAAAAGGAAATACAATTTCTTTTCACAAGGCTGCGTTACCCAGATGCCAGAACCAATAGTGATTTGTTGTATATAAAAGTCACCCGTAGCCTCTTGCAGATGGGGTCGGCGGCGGGCCtagtattcactatttgctgaaaatactcaattatATCACAACATTAATATGACAGTACGGAGAGCcttaagaaacagattaagacatagccattacaattttggtcacagtaagggtataacataggctctgcgctaagtgcTTAATTCAGATAAGTTTTGACCCGTCACTGAGTATCTCACATCAGGGCAACCACTATGTTATGGGGATACCAGATATAATTTCACACCGGCATGGGAGGCAGGTGCCCTAACAAGTGAGCCGAAGGGCAGGGCATTATTTCAATCAAATCTCAGCTCAGCATATCTGTATCAGGCTTAGGGAGGGGTGGTTTAATCATCTTGAAGTTGAGCACTTCATGCTGGCATTCGATAACAATGATAACTTGACCTCGTTTTCCATGTATggtcaaccacaaccacaaccacaaccccgCCTATTGTAGTTTGCTCACTCATATAATTATGACATAATGACTGTGTTTTCGGCGTACCCTGCCTTGTTTTTATTGGTCAACTATTTCAGGGAATACTGAAAAGACAGAAATAGCCTACTTGGCCAAACTGActtttacatacattacattacatttagttgacgcttttatccgaagcgacttacagtacAGTTATTTACATGgtatattggttacagtgcctggagccatgtggggttaggtgccttgctcaacactttattttttgttgcttatttatttattattatttatgttaacactttattttagggatacatctattagcactaatacatacaatgttaatgcctgcataagtaacttgtaaggcatgtaggcctactaagcaaacgctaaggcctactaggtccttactaaggttaaattggtaataaatcccttattgtgcatgaacaagacatttgcgaatacatgcctaacaaatgtttgattttgctttgtacatgccttataagttactcatacaggcacattgtatgtattagtgctaatagatgtatccctaaaataaagtgttaccaagggcACTTATGCCTTGGACAGGGGTGTAGGTAGGACTGCTACACCTCCtaccctaaccactaggccatggctgtccCCACACTTGACAGCAACATTTTGTGCAgcacagtagaatagagtagagtagagtagagtcgagtagagtagagtagagtagagagaagagtataatttattgatcctgagggaaattaaggtgtcaagtagcatacatacataaacacagaaaaagatacagacatcacacacatttcacatatATCCACCATGCATATATTCACAGGTCAGATCTCtctatcaaccccccccccccccccccacacacacacacacacacaagcacacacacacacaagcacacacacaagcacacagcacaggAAGTAGTCGTGGTGGCCCCAGTTCAGGCCCTATTAATAGAAAAATGTCTCCACataatacttttacttttacacaGAGCCTAACTATGAATGTGATGCGTTCAGTGCTTGTGTCACACATACTCTTAAAAAACTTGAATAGACCTAGCCGATAGACCTACTACTCTTTGCATTGTGCAAATGTTTTTTTACATGGACAAAACATACACATAACAACTAGGCTACATATTACTTccacacaaaaaacaataattCTATAATTCTATATTcctatttaggcctacttacaaaGAGAAATGCAAGTGCGATGGATTTATGATAGGTCATATCAGCAATGACATTGATAAGCATGATATCATCACTGAAAAGAAATTGAGGAAACAGGAGTGAAAAAACAGGAGGAACAATGTCCAGAGAAAGGAGGTTTTGGCAAAATTAATGATTAATTATTTAGGGTTTCCCTTTTTTCCATTTAATCTGCTCCTTTAACCTGATAAGATGGCACTTTTCCTGAAGCTGCTCATTCCTAAAAAGTTGAATGTTTCGAGACTTGTGGGACCTAAATTGTTATATTTCATCATGCAATTTCGACAGAAAATCCTGACAAATAGTAATTTTAAAAATGGGATAGATTAGGCCTATAGCCTCGACGATATTGTGTCcaaaaaaaaagttgcatttAGCCTAGGCCTAGGTCTACCTAATGTCACCTACACGGTTAGGCccatataggctaggcctacatgtaggccttaaaggctatttcattttgttttgggttacATCTGCCGTTATAACACACGGTCTGTTTTTAAAAGCCCCCCCCACAATATAATTTCTTGCATTCCCGAGTGTAAactttgatattttgagatggggAAAGATAACGTTACATAGCAATATAGCCTAGAACACGTTTCCATGTGAGGCACGTACCTTCGCCAGCCGGTTAGGCTGACCTACTCAGGTATGTCAGTACAGGTGGATTTGCACTGACCGGAAGGAGGAGGATCAACGAGTGACCGAGAGAGTGGGAGACCGAGAGCGACAGTGGGTGAGAATTCCTTCTGTTTGTAAGTTACCTGTTAACGGACTGGTGGAATTTGGAGAACATAGCGTACATGTGCATTATTTTCACCAACCTTCATGCGTAATTTGGAAATACAATACCACGAAACTGTTCTTCAGAACAATAGGCCGTTGACTGCCCGTTTTTAAACAAGGGGAGAAAAAGAAATATAGTTGGACATTTTTTAGCGACGAACAGGTGAGTTAAGACATAAAGAATCATTCTATTCATGCAATGTTATGGTTGTATTCGGCACTCTTTCAATCATTTTGTGTGATAGCCCAAGTTGTTTATGACAAAAGTAAGAAAACAACGGCTTGTAGAAGAGTATAGCTCACTGAAGAAATCAAGAATCATTTGTCTACATTTGTGTGAATATTGACGGGGCCTATTTTTTCTCTTTGCCTTCTGAAGACAATGTTTTAATTTAAGGGTAAAGAACACAATAACAACTTAGACCTAGCCTATAACATGTTCCACTATGGTAGCCTACAACAATAGACGCCATGGCCCTTCACTTTGCCCTTTGGTTTATTTAACTTGTTTAACCCATCTGTGTCCACAGTTGAAGTTTAATTCTTGTGCCATTATATTCTCTGCTTTACACAGGAGGTAATAAATAGTTGGACTTCTGAAGCATCTCAGAAGGTTGTGAAAAGGAGTCCTGGGCCTGTTTTTCTCTTGGCTGAGAAAAGAtggcagagaagaagaagggtgagtgatcagtctctctctctctctctctctctctctctcccatgtctcCTTTTTAAACCCCCATGCATCAGGCGACACTAATGTTAAAGATTAATGGGGTTCGCTGTCCCTATCTCTCCATGCCCATCAGCTGTGTTTTGCTCAATGTAAGAGACTCTAGTGCTTTACAAAATGCCATAATCATGTTTAATGTTTGAGCTGTatgccagatgaaatggcttgTGAAATATTCACAATAACCCTTTGTAATGCATCAAGTTTGAATAACCTGATCTAAGAGAAATTGAAGTGACCAAAAGTCACTGTGAGCACTGCATGTTTTGTTGTTTAATGACCTATCGGCAAGATCACACACTTGTGATTCGACTAGGCCTATTTGAATCTCCCCAGATAAATAATAAGAGGTTGATTGTTTCACAGACAGCTTTTGTGAGGTCATATACAGTGTTACATGTTGTTGCACTGATAGAAATGTATGTAACTCTCTAAGaatgcagaaaaaaaaatgttgatatGGCCACTGGCCTTTCCTGTTCATCAGTAAGTTATGTTGCAGTTGGAGTTAGCCAGATGTTATTTATGTGAAGGGAAGACACCTCTCAGACCAGAGCAGAATAGGACAGGCTGAGTCATGAAAAAGTACAGTTTTATGTTTGCTTAGCATACTGTGCAGGCCAAAGAGTCAAACACTTGTTGTTTTTGGTTGTCGCCGAGGTCCTAATGCCGTCTTTGAAGCAAATATAACAGTGATTTACCAGATTTGTATTCTAGGCCTCAAAAGTTGTCTGCCCATAATACAGTAGATACtggtatagtagagtagagagagtatcATTTATGAGTTCCCGAATATGTAGGTCTAGGCTTACTTgtcacaatataggcctacagaagagATTATAGTATATCCACCAGACCTATGACAAGTAGAAATTGAAACTGGAAAGTTGTCAGTGTTTAGGGGAACTACTGAAGAACAGCCAACCGAACAGTTTGTACTTTAACTTCTAAGAGGAAAAGATAGTCAGAGACTTCTAAGAGTTTAGTAGCATTTGGGTCCAAGCAAAGGGTTATAAAGcctctctataggctactgtgTTTATGACTTGAATGATGTGTTTATGAATGATAGCCTACTGTGCCATTTGTGAAATGGGggatgt from Engraulis encrasicolus isolate BLACKSEA-1 chromosome 5, IST_EnEncr_1.0, whole genome shotgun sequence includes:
- the LOC134449484 gene encoding programmed cell death protein 1-like isoform X2, with amino-acid sequence MTDGSYTMGLPVDLCASWVVKMPTGPLKALVNSSIVLPCSYDYPEQFCPAMNRTCEVLSEMWCLNQESCITQRYVHHSAGIFPEPAYAGRVTYLGTLGSRNCSLRISELRASDSGVYVFRFITEHPAAKLPGQRGIRLVVEEDNTHRKDAVSSKDSTGVVLWTIGILLAVVLAAAAVFFCKRRATRRSQHTIVMTHDEP
- the LOC134449484 gene encoding programmed cell death protein 1-like isoform X1, with translation MVGSIDALLWLSWLLLAVDLCASWVVKMPTGPLKALVNSSIVLPCSYDYPEQFCPAMNRTCEVLSEMWCLNQESCITQRYVHHSAGIFPEPAYAGRVTYLGTLGSRNCSLRISELRASDSGVYVFRFITEHPAAKLPGQRGIRLVVEEDNTHRKDAVSSKDSTGVVLWTIGILLAVVLAAAAVFFCKRRATRRSQHTIVMTHDEP
- the LOC134449484 gene encoding programmed cell death protein 1-like isoform X3; amino-acid sequence: MVGSIDALLWLSWLLLAVDLCASWVVKMPTGPLKALVNSSIVLPCSYDYPEQFCPAMNRTCEVLSEMWCLNQESCITQRYVHHSAGIFPEPAYAGRVTYLGTLGSRNCSLRISELRASDSGVYVFRFITEHPAAKLPGQRGIRLVVEEGGPRGDHSTLL